The genomic region AACGAACTCCCGAATGCGGCGGACGTAGCCGTCGGCGAATTCGTTCTCCTCCCACACGATGGTCGCTTGCAGATGGTGTCCCTCGTACAGCAGAAACGTACGGTTCGGGCGCATGTCGGCAACGGCCCGAACGTCAGCCGGGGGCGTGATGTCATCCTGGGTGCCGGTCATCAGGAGCATGGGGCAAGGGATCCGGCGGGTGGCCTGCACGTAGCCCTCCGCCCCCGCCGGGAGAACAAGTTTCAGCGATGGGTCCATCACTTTCCAGATTTCGATGATTCTGGACGGGTCCCGGACGTAGCCTTCGCCAATGATGAAGTCGACCGGCCGCTTTTGCACGGCCAGCGTCGCCAGAATGGTGCTTGCCGAAAAGGACAGGATACCCAATTGGTTTTCAGGGAACTGCTTCTTGGCGGCCACGATGGCGGTCTCCATGTCCGTCACGTACTCATTGTAGTACAGGTAGGCCGGATCCTTTGGAAAATCGGAGCTGTGGCCGAAGCCGCGGTAGTCGAACAGCACCACATCGAAACCGGCCGCCAGGAAGGCCTTGGCGTAATGAAGCATATTGGCCATGTTGCCCGTAGTCGCATTGGTGATCAGCAGGGTCTTGTGGAGCGGTTCGCTGCTCTTGGTGGGCAGCGACCAAGAGAGCAGCCGCGCGCCGTCGGGCGTGACCAGCTCCTTCTGCACGTAATCCAGGCCCAGTGAGTCAGGCGTGATCCAGTATTCGCGTTCGGGCGGCAAAGCACTGGCGATGGAAGGAACGAAAAAAAAGAAGGCGAGCAGCAAGCGGTTCATGGCGATGGTCTTTTTACAAAGATCGCCGCTCGCATTTTTATGCCGCTGTTAAATCTTGTTAAAATCACGGAGTTGGGCGGTCAGTTTCTCCGCTCACTAATCGTTTCATTTTGAATTTATCATCCCAATGGCTTTTTCCAACAGTTCGTCTCTCCCTGCGGCAATGCCAAGGATTGTTGGCTTGATTTCGACGTCCGGTACGATGCCCACGCGTTGTGTCTCCCTACCGTCAGGGTAGTACACGCCTATCCCGCTGATGCCGGTCGTGATTCCCGAAGGAAGCACAATCTGGGAAACATTGCCATCCGCACCGGCGGTTGTGCTTCCGATGATCGTCACATTCGGAGCCGTCGAAAACGCCATGGTGCTGAATTCGGATTGACTCAGCGTGCTCTCGTTAACCATGATGATAATCCTGCCCTTGTAATAACCGGGGTTGATTTTACCGGCGCTGAGGTCAGGCCCCACGGTGAACTGCCCCGGAGTGGACAAGCTTCCGGCGGTGAACTTTACAAAAGGTTCGGGTTTGGGTAGTAAGTATTCGCTCAGGGAGTACACAATAAAGTCCGACGGGTAGCACCGCATGTCGATGATAAGGCCTTTTGTCTTCAAAAGGTCAGGGGCAATCCGAGGCAGGTAGGACCCTTTAATCGTTCCGGGGTACAGATAAGCGACATCCGGGCCGATCAGTTTGAAACAGGTGTCCCTTTTAGTGTGATTGGCGTAGAAGTTGATTTTCTTTCTGTCATAGGCGGCAACGTCTGTTTTGTCAGAAACATCGTTCCTTCTGTATCCCACCGACAGCAGGGTATCGTTGGTTCGCAACAGGTCCCTGGCCAGATTCCTCAGTTGCGTTGGATAGTTGGACGCGGGGGTGTATGGAAGCTTCTCCCCGGTGATTTGTTCGATGGTTTTTCCATCGATTGTTTCAATGACATCGCCAATCTTCAAACCAGATTTCAACCCCAGCTTTTGATTGAAATAATTGACCACAACCGCCTTGTTTTCGATAAAACCGGTCTCAACCGCCGCGTAGTTATTACCGAAGTAATTGTCAAGTGCCCTGTCATAATTGTAAACATTGGCATGGGTGTCGTTTACCCTGGCGATTAAAGCCAGCGTCGCCAGTTTGAACTCCGTTTCGTTGGATGCCCCGATGAATTTTGGAACGAATTCCGCCAATACACCGCGCCAGTCCTCTCCGATCAAAGACTTGTAGGGAAAGAAATACTCGATCATGTTCCAGTAACGGAATAAGGTCAGCAGCCTGTAACCGGCATCCGGATAAGCCATAGTGGCGTAGGGGTTCTCGTTTTTGAAAATAGGATTCAGGACATTGGGGACGAGCCCCACATAGTAGTGTTCCTGTGGGCGGGCCGCCCTTTTGACAGAATCGAGCTTTGACAGAAGTTCCCTGTCATAGCCAAGGGCGTTTATCCAGGCCAGGTCAGGTTTGTATTTCACTGTACCAGTCTGGCCTTCGGTAGGTCTGTCGATTGAAACGGCTCCCAGTTTTTGAACCCATTGATAGATCTCCCGCTGCTTCTCTGCCTCTGTTTTGGCATTGAGGATTTTCGGCAGGATTCTGAACAGCTCAAAATCCCAGTTGTAATTACCCGAGGCGACGGCCGGATGGTAGTATTTCAGGAACCCCCAAAGCATGCCGACTTCGGTCATGTCTTTGATGATTTTCGAACTCAGCTCCCCGAACGTAACTTTGGACCCCTGTACAAATTCTTTATCAAGTTCAACGGCGGAAAGTGCCTTTAACGGTGCATCCGTGAATGGCCTGCCGTCGATGAGCAGTTCGAAGTGGTCTATCCACATGGACCCAGTCCCGGTAAGCAGCGCACCCACATGGATTTTTTTGGCATCCCTGGAATAGGGCAACTTCACACTGTACTGCTTCCAATCGGAGGTTCCGCTTACATTCTCTTTCTGCATATTGTCGAACTGCAGCATCCCGGAAGCTCCGTCCACCCTGAGCATCAGACCCGCCCAGCCGTTCTCAACCCGGTCCAGTTTGACATAGCCACGCAGCTCGATCTCTTTTCCCTCGTATACCGCCGGGATCGTATTGGCGGCAGATCCAAATGAGCCATCCGTTTTCTGGTCGGAAGATTTTATTCGCAGGGAAGACTTGCCGTCAAATTTCTGGGTTGTGTCAACGCTCAGGGAATAACCGGTTCCCCACTGCATCCACTTCTCGGGCAACTTCTTGTTTTGCGCCAATTTCTCGAAATTCAAATTGTAGTCCGTCGAATCAGCAACGGGTTGGGCCGAGAGCATGGCCGAATGGACAGAAAGGATCAGGATTACAGAAAGGGCTTTCATATCACTGTTTTTTTGAGATTATGTTTATCAGACTCATGGGTAGCTCCAGGTGGGCTGATTCATCGGCTTGCAATTGGAACCTCTTAAAATTATCATCGGCGGCAGTCAGCCGACTGCTGTCATTGAGGCTAATGGCGGCTGTATCAATGCGGCTCTTTTGATCAATCGTGAGAGACGATCCCAGAACTACCTGGGCGGTTAGGTTCTGGATCGAATTGTTTACGAGCAGCACCCTGCTCTTTTCCTGCCTTAGAGTGAAACGCTCATTTTTCAAATCACTTACCTTACAGTTGACACCAGTAGAGTAAACCCCTGAAACGCGCGGTGCAATAATAAAAGCGACTGGTTCAGCCTTGGAAAGGTCATTCGGCGCCCAATTATTCTCATTTAAATTCCTGGCCAAGTCTACCCTGAGTGTATCGCCCTCAACCTTCCAATTAAGCGCTCGTTCTGAGAGGGTTGTTTTTATCTGAAATTCCCTTCCGGGCAAAATTTGGGTGAGGCCGCGCCCCGTTCCGGAGAGAACGACATGTTTGAACGGGCTGACTATCTCTGTCCCGTAGCCATGATAGGGATCATCAAAGTCAATCTTGTCGTACTGCGCTTTAAGGATTACATTGCATCCCAGCGTTACAATCGTGAAAAGCGACACAACAGAGATCAGTATTTTGTTACTTTTTTGCATCGATTTAAGGGTTGACGGGGTGTATCTGGTCAACGAAAAAACCGTAGCGTCGCCCGATCTCCTCCATACTTATATTGAGCTGGTGGATGGATGCAAAGAAACGGGGAAGCTCTTTTTCCAAGAACCGTTCTTTCCGGTAGGAGATGATCAATTCCTTCGCCCTGGTTGAAGCGGAATATCCCAAACCCCTTTTAGAAAAAATGATTCCCTCATTCTGAAGGTATTCGTAGCTCCGCAAGATGGTGTGCGGATTTACCTCCAAAGTCAGAGCCAAATCCCGCACCGAAGGGATACGCTCCCCGGGAACCCATTTCCCATTGAGTATCCCATCACAGACATATTCTGCGATTTGAATGTAAATGGCCTGTTTATCACGAAATTCCATCTGTTCGGGTAACTAAATCTGCTTTTCTCTTAAACGCTGGTAGGCAGCAAGCCATAATCCCAGGGTTGTCAATGTGAGAGTCAGGTACAAAAGTATCAATCCCTTGTCTGGAAAGGGTATTCTGTACACCTTCAAGCCCGCATCACGGACGATGCTCCAGCCAGCCATAGGAACGGTGCTCATCATTAAAGGATAGGAGGCCAAGTATTTTGCCAGCAGGGAATTCAAAATGCCGACGGTCAGCATCACGAAAATCAGACTGGCAAATGTCTTCACATAGGACGACCTTGTGAAATATATGGAGCCCAGGAAAAATACGCTATGAAATAAGAAATAGGAAAAGCCGATATAAATCAGCACACCCCTGGCAATGAAACTGTATTGCATGCCGTTGGCCGGAATTCTCCGATTTCCAAAAGTGATCGTCTGATGATGCAGAAGCAGAAAGAAAAGCAGAAAAGGTATAAGAAACAGCAAGTTGACGATCAGTGAGCTGAGAAACTTCTCCAAGCTGGTGGCAGGGGACATAAGGGACAGCATGCC from Salmonirosea aquatica harbors:
- a CDS encoding alpha/beta hydrolase; translation: MNRLLLAFFFFVPSIASALPPEREYWITPDSLGLDYVQKELVTPDGARLLSWSLPTKSSEPLHKTLLITNATTGNMANMLHYAKAFLAAGFDVVLFDYRGFGHSSDFPKDPAYLYYNEYVTDMETAIVAAKKQFPENQLGILSFSASTILATLAVQKRPVDFIIGEGYVRDPSRIIEIWKVMDPSLKLVLPAGAEGYVQATRRIPCPMLLMTGTQDDITPPADVRAVADMRPNRTFLLYEGHHLQATIVWEENEFADGYVRRIREFVTSLR
- a CDS encoding S41 family peptidase — translated: MKALSVILILSVHSAMLSAQPVADSTDYNLNFEKLAQNKKLPEKWMQWGTGYSLSVDTTQKFDGKSSLRIKSSDQKTDGSFGSAANTIPAVYEGKEIELRGYVKLDRVENGWAGLMLRVDGASGMLQFDNMQKENVSGTSDWKQYSVKLPYSRDAKKIHVGALLTGTGSMWIDHFELLIDGRPFTDAPLKALSAVELDKEFVQGSKVTFGELSSKIIKDMTEVGMLWGFLKYYHPAVASGNYNWDFELFRILPKILNAKTEAEKQREIYQWVQKLGAVSIDRPTEGQTGTVKYKPDLAWINALGYDRELLSKLDSVKRAARPQEHYYVGLVPNVLNPIFKNENPYATMAYPDAGYRLLTLFRYWNMIEYFFPYKSLIGEDWRGVLAEFVPKFIGASNETEFKLATLALIARVNDTHANVYNYDRALDNYFGNNYAAVETGFIENKAVVVNYFNQKLGLKSGLKIGDVIETIDGKTIEQITGEKLPYTPASNYPTQLRNLARDLLRTNDTLLSVGYRRNDVSDKTDVAAYDRKKINFYANHTKRDTCFKLIGPDVAYLYPGTIKGSYLPRIAPDLLKTKGLIIDMRCYPSDFIVYSLSEYLLPKPEPFVKFTAGSLSTPGQFTVGPDLSAGKINPGYYKGRIIIMVNESTLSQSEFSTMAFSTAPNVTIIGSTTAGADGNVSQIVLPSGITTGISGIGVYYPDGRETQRVGIVPDVEIKPTILGIAAGRDELLEKAIGMINSK
- a CDS encoding GntR family transcriptional regulator; this translates as MEFRDKQAIYIQIAEYVCDGILNGKWVPGERIPSVRDLALTLEVNPHTILRSYEYLQNEGIIFSKRGLGYSASTRAKELIISYRKERFLEKELPRFFASIHQLNISMEEIGRRYGFFVDQIHPVNP